The Erigeron canadensis isolate Cc75 chromosome 1, C_canadensis_v1, whole genome shotgun sequence genome segment tcaaaaaaatattttgtatcgAATACAATTAataggaaaaaataaaattaagcaTAAATAATTTCTAACTTAGATATAGATAAACTATAGTTAATAGAAAAATAGATCaataaacaaaaagtataaggggggagggagtcgAAATATTACATTGTATGActtaaaacttattttatttaattaaccaACTTTTCTTTTATAGTGTAAGTACACATGTCTTATATATGTTTAACTTAGCAAGACACTTGTATTCACCACATGATACTaagtataaaaaagaaatataaaaacacTAAACTAATAACAATATCTATATCAATTTCGGTCATTTGATTGCCaacaacaaaaatgaaagaaaacacaaacacaCCTTCTTTAGTCTTTTATGGAGATCGACTAGCATCAGAGAAGGAAGAATTCatcaaataattaacatttATCACACTAGCACCAATGGGTTGTTGTTGATGTTTTGTTCGACCGGTTTCACTTCAAATTTCCCGTCCACGACCTTTCATCTTTGCGTATGTGTTTTAGGATCCGTGTTTTTGGTATGTTTCAATTATATGTGTTTAGAAAccgtatgtatgtatgtgtgtgtatatatatataatggaggTTTGCTTTTTTAAACATACAAGAAGCAGCCTTGTACTTCGAAAAATTGGCAGAATACCCCCCTAAAGCGACTTCTTGACTGTTTGAAAAAGTTACCAATCAACCCCTGCAACGATCAAATTCCTCAAGCCTCACCCATCTCCCTGCGAGCTTGAAGCTCGCTCGCTCCATCTCGCGACGCTGGCACCCGAAGCTCCCTCAACTCGCtccatctccctcctcatctcGCTCACAGCTCCCTCCCCCCTAACATCTTGGTTTTGAGATTTAaagaattagaaaaaaaataaaataataaccttACCATCTGATAAGATAATATTATGGATACGGGGTAATATACGGTAAATATACTCAAGTTGGTGAGAACAACTATAagtttattcatcaaaattatgttttcTAATTCACAGTGTAAGTTTATAATGCACATCTTTAAGACAATggtaaaatttgatatatttaagtttgcaaaattttatttgaaaattgtcttatatgcataaaaataaaaataaaaataaaaataaaaataaaatgggaggtttttataaaagagattattttgtttttcgaGAGGTTTGCTATTAATTTCTCCTTCTTGTTTAACGTTAGACGGGAATTATGCTAACTAGAACAATATCCGTGCGTAACTCGGGTTACATTTAATAAAGGTCTTTTATAGCTTACATTTGAATTTAACATAGCTAAATAGCAACTCAAATTGAATGTTTGTTTAGAATGTCATCAAGCTCGACTACATGCATCACCTATGTACGAACAGAAAAAAAGAGAATTGACACATTATTTGTTTAAtacaagaaaaaaagagaattgacacattatttgtttaatacatatatgatatgatgccaAACTAAGAAGCTTAGAATGCTTAAAAAATAAACACCCTCCCACAAGGAGTAAGATGATCCATGAAAACAACTTCACAATTTGAATTTGTCAAAGTTGATCGTGACTGATAATTGTAACTAAAGTTTGGATATTTAAGCCAATAAAGCACCGTGGAATTGCAAAGAAATATATTTCTATATCCTCATGTTCACATGCACAATAAAAGCTACTAACATATCTAGTGGAATGCAAAGAGATGTAATGATTAACTATATTAACAAAACCAAGTCGATTGTGTACGTTGATTTGGAtgttatataagtatatattcgCATGTATAGCTGTATACATAGCACAAATATCACGAGATTAGCTTTGCCTCCCAAGGTAAAAAATCAATAAACAtgaacatcattatcattattattaattaactaatacaTAACATACAAGAAACAACATCGTTATTAATGTAATGAATACATTCAATATTACATACAAGAAATAGAGAGATTAAAAAATTCAACTTACACATCATTATCTCTTGAACTTATAATAATGAAGAATACATGCGGATCATGTGAGATGATTAGATGAAGGATTTATAGGTTGTATGGTCCCTAGCCTTTGTACGTGGTTTCTTTTGTCCAATTAACATAAGACTGCTGGGTACACTTTAGGAATACGCTTGTATGAATTCAGGCCTGATTGCCAAACTTTGAAAGATATATGCATTGAGTACACATGCATACTTAAAAACCATCGACAAGACATGAACATATTTAGAAGTTTCAAGCATATTTATTCTTCGatttatctataaaaatgcTACTATTCAGCTTTATAAGTGAGCTACTCGAGAGTTGATAAATTCCATTGGCTCATTAACCGTCATCACCATATATAAAAGCCACTCTTCCGGGAATAGCCTAAAGGCCCTAAACTGAAACCCAATGTTTAGTTTTGTATTACTACATATGCATCCCAAACATCCAACTTTTTTTATACCATTCTTGACCCATGTGAACcaaagaaaatttttattttatcttgatAAAAGCAACATATACTATACCCTAGTCCCTAAAAACAATGATGATATATTAAGTGAggaatttcatcaaacacatgTTGTTcatctttatattaaaaaagcaTATACATTTTTTATCTTGTCTCATTGTAaatccagaaaaaaaaaatttcacatacATACGTACAATTTGTGTATTGGAAACAAACTAATCCATTGTCTTCAATTTCAATAATCTATTGCTACTGACATAGAAACAAATGAACAATTTAGTTAGGATTTGTGCTTACCTTATTTGGAAAGATTAAAAACACTCTACTTACTATCATACTCTCTTGAACTTATAATAGTCTAGAAGCAGACCATGTgagaatgtgagatgaatgaTTTCTAGGTTGTAAGATCCATAATACTTCTTTGATTAACCCACCGATAATAAACTTTTGATGGTGTAGAAACCATAAAATACTATGCAGAACTCAATATCCCCATTAATAATTCCTGATTTCGTGGTAGGTCAATAACAGACTTTAAATTCAGTAACAAAATAGATGGCAAAAAATAGGGGTTTTAGTTGTattttatattgtgtttatattatcCCACGTTGATATATCTGAATAACTAATCAGCCATTTTAATTGGGAGAATTTATAAGGCTGAGATCAAatataaatctaatataatggataaaaattcacaaaaagtTAACGCACCggaaacaataattatataaaataaaagggtCAGGTTGTCACTTGGCAGATTTTTAGAAGAGGTTAATATTAAGAACCTTGCTTTATTAAGGagagaaaaaagaagagaaaagaagagaagagaAAATATATCCCTTTTTTAACTAAACACCCTACTTGTAACTAAATTGCTAAAAGGCTTTTATCATAAAGATATCAATCTATTTACTTCTCCCAACAAAATACTCGATGCCATACGCCCAAACCCCATTAAAAACAAACATTAGTAATTTTCTCTAAAACCAACATAGTTGTTAGGTGATCTTGCCGATTAAATTGGGTGAAACCTATATATCCTCTGTAGTCATGATTGtctaatttcttttactttctaGTCTAATGTTAATCTatctgggttttttttttttttaattacaaatgGGTTTCTAAGAATGTTTAATACAGTTAGAGTCAAGTACAATCTTAGCCTCTTAGGGGCCGCCAATAGGTCAATGGTCACTTGGTGAGACCAAATTGTTAACTACAAATATGTGGTTTGAAAATGACCTGAGATTCATGAGACCCCGTCGTCATAAGGTTTACTGAAATTTTCCATTACATAAGGTCCATAACGTAGTATTCTTTCCTGCAAGACGTAcacataaagtaaaaaaaaaaacataagaagCAGACACCATTGGCTATTTAATACTTATCCCACACATCATTTCTCTTTACCCTTCTTTCCCTTCCCTTTCTTGCTCTTTTGTGCATCTTCAGAGTTACCACCACCACTCTGATTCTCTAACACCACTTCCACAGCTGAACCGTCACATGTTTCCTCAGCATGATTCATTTTCTCATCTCTTTGTGTTTCTTTAAACTCAGTGGTGCTGCTGCTCCCTGAAACTGCCTTTGAGTCCTGAGTCGTGGGTGATAGCTCTATCAAACCATTTTCCTGCAGCTTCTTCACCATCAGTTGCAAATCCTTCTCCGTTACTATGCTGAAAAGGATTAAGGCAACCAAAAAAAATCTTTACTTAGTTAAACACCAGAAGGTAATGGTTTCTTAGTGGACTCTAGTTTATTAGTTCATGATATATAGCAAAGTCTAACCTCAAATTAACTTCAGCATAATACATCTCCCACAACATCAAGTCTTCACGTAATTTTGCATCTTCTCCCACACGGGGCTTTAAATCCTCAATAAATTCAGCCCATGAGTgcaaattcatttcattttttttctgaAAACAGAACATAATACTCATATCAGAATgcattaaagaaaataccagtGATGATATGTAGAGCCACAAAAACCATAATGTACTTACTTTTATCAAGGCTATAGCCGATGATGAACTCAACGACTCTCCTTTATTCTCATTTATAAATTCCGCTATGCTTTTAAGACAGTGTGGTTCAAATTCGAGAGGCTTCACGCTAATTGTttcaccattaacattgtttgaGGAAGTCTGGCCACTATGTCCATTTCTTGTACCCTTCTTCCGATTTCTTTTATCTCTCCCTTTCTTGTTTTTCACATCCTGAGTTttaccaccaccatcactaGGTTCATCGCCTATATCCTTAACATGATTCTTCACCTGATGAGCCCCAGTTGCGTTGCTGCTCTCTGACACAGAATTCATCACATTCGGGTTAGCTTCTGAACAAGTGTTAGAAGCCAGAGACAACAGATCCTTGGGAATTTTCCCAGTTTTAGAAGAAATATTGATAGCAAAGTTCTGAAGAATTTTGTTGTCACAAGGCATAGTTTTCTTAGTGAACAATATGTTGATTATCTTCTCTTTAGATTTTCTAAGGTCTACAAATATAGCACAAGGGGCATCAATCCTTGGATTCTTATCTTTTGAACTAACAATCACAAGAGGATCATCTATGCTTAGAAAAGCTTCTGCAACCACTTCTGGAGTTAAGTTCAAATTATGATCCTTCCTGTTCTTTAGAAGACAATATACAAACTTCGGTGGAAGCAAATGAGGAATATTCTTACTTCCCAGCAGCATATAACCAAGGAGTCCAGAATCATCTTCTGCTTGCAGAACAAATAAAATTGTTACCATCGCCAGCTTCAAAGCTAAAATTGGATGGTAATAGAAGGAattaatctttgatttttgtatCCAAGGTAATGTACAGTTTTCTCTGAAAAGAATTTGTTGAACTAATTGAACAATAAAGTATACACTATCCTCATGAATGTGATTGGATGCTGATAAATGTGTATATGGAGGAGCAGCCGACGAAAATTGTGTAAGCCATCCAACAAGAGAAGATCTTGTCGTGAAAAAACTCCTTGAAGAGATAAACATGTGGAAAATAATACTGTCCAAGAAATACACAACACTGTGAATAGATATGTAGCCAGGACGCCTCCAGTCGCCTTTAAGAGTATCTACCAAAGCATATTGGAGTTGTAGAGAAACATGGGCATGTTTCAAGACACCAGACAAATATTTCACAAGAAATGACTTCCATGAGGGAAACGACTGAAGCCCCTCCACAACCATATTGTCGATTTCTAGCTGTTTTCCATAAGTAAGACATATCATCATTACCCTCCCAATTGTCCAATGGGTGATGTCACCCTTGCCGTCAAAACTCTGAAGTATAATATCAACAAGCAAGTTAGCTGAAAGATTAGTCTCTCTTAGAGAAATCAATTCCTTGGATATCGATTTTCGCCAGTCTAACGGAAACACAAGATCAAAATAAGTTGCAGAGATTCCAAGGAATATATGAAGTTTCTTTTTACAAACAGAAGTGAGGCTAAGATGCTGGCAATTTAAAAGAAACTTGGAAACTTCAAACATGTGCAGGAGAGATGTGCTTTGATGAAATGCTGAACCATTTGATCTTGACTTATGGAGTGTAACAAGAGTTTCAAGTACCTTTATACCCACAGAAACTAATTCTGAATGCCAATAAGACCGGATAACACTAACCAACTGTCTGATGTCTATAGTTAGATGCTTTCCGTTGCTGTGAATGCCCTCCTCACCATTGTTTCTTACCCAATCAGCATCCTTGTTGATTATCAAGTAAACCATGTTGCCTTCCACACACTGTTTCCTCACCCCAAAATAGTTCAAACTGAACTCAATCTGATCTTTGTGTTCATTTAATTTTTCGTTTTCAAGACTCCCAAGACTTTGGAATACATCCACAACCTTCTGCTTCCACATATTCCAATAAAAAACCAGAGTTCTAACAGAAACTCGGTTCTCTGAAATCTTCTCATCACAGTGCTTATTGATATCAATTGGTAGTTCATCTTCCCAGTCGAAACTTGAAGAATTCAGAAGCAAATGAGAGTCCATGATCTTTCTAACCGCCAAGATCTCTCCCCTCAGACTATTATTCTTCTGGGAATTCTGTAAATGTTTATACGTCTCTGTCAAGTTACTGTACTGATCAGAAAGCACTTCAATTTCATTACAAGCAAAATCATAAAACAAATCTGAGTTCAGTTTAGCAAGTGACTTTGCTTTTCTACAAAGTTCTTCCTTCTGCGAGAACTGCTTCAAAGGCCAACCTCTGTTTCCATTACCCCATAACGAGCTAAAATACATATACCAAAGTAACAATACTGTTGCTTCTTTAAACTGTCCAGCCTTCTCTAAAAGTTCGACCTCTTTTATAACATCTCCCCCTGACCTCGCTAGTTCAACAGCATCAAGAAGAAAACCCGATTCTTCTTCCAGCAACAAAAGGTCATCACGACAGCCTAAGGACCTCAAGAACACACGCTTTGACTCCATAGAACCAAAAGCTCTAACAAATTTCATCATGGATTTGAGATCATTCTGTTCATGGTACTTAAAAGCACAACTCTCCAAGAAATCTTGCTCAATTTGTTCTAGTTCATTATTTTTAACATCCACATGCTCTTTCCAGTATTCTATATACTGTATGCCGTTATCAAATAGTTTTCCTTTCTTGCAAGCTGACAGACAATTGGAGAACTGATCTCCTTTAGCATAGGCTTCAGCTGCATCTCTGTAGCATCCTGCTAAAGTAAAACACTCTGCTGCTGCATCAATCTTTCCACACttgtacaaatatatttttcctGCACAAAAATCAGAAGAGTTCAACTGATCCTTGTAAGAACAATTATTAGAGGTGACACCTATGAATGTATGGATACTTTTAGATGTGACACCTATGAATGTATGGATACTTTTAGAGGTGACACCTATAAATGTATCGATTTGGGCTGTGTTTTATCTTAAAGGGTCAGTTAAAAAAGCTTAGCTAAAGCAGGAATGGGGTCAAAGTGTCAAACAGGTTGAAAGTCATGCAAAGTCTATTTTAAATACATACAAGATTATGGGTTATGTTCGGATATATACCAGTACAAAAAATAGAACCACTATTCAAACAAAGCAGCTATGTTGGGGAAAAAAAGAAGTTACCGGCTTTTTCATACTCCCCAAGATCACAATAACAAGAAGCGGCAGACTCGTGTTTCTCAATCGACTCAAACATTCTCGCTGCTTCTCTAAGATAACCTAGATAAGCTTCGAGATTAGTTAAACGCATTTGATCAGCAGATGCTCTTAGACCAGAAGCCTTTGCCAATTTCTCCCACACAGTATTACCAGCTCTTTCAAAGCACATTGTTGCCATCAcaaaattattttcataaaaaagcTGAAAACATCACAAAAGCATGTGAGAGAAGTTAATAAAAAGACACAAAAAGTAGCGAATCTATACTAACCTTTTTACCACGCTCCCTCCATTCCTGAGGGCTGCTTGACACCTGCATAGCTTGTGCTACCGAAGAATCCAGATTTCTTATCTGAACGAGGCCCTTTGTTTTCCAGTAATCAAACATTGGCTTGGATAGCTCCTCTTTGTTCTCACATATCCACAGTCTTTGCCTCGTTCGAGTTATAGCCacatataaatgttttaattcAGAGCACAAGACACTATGTGTTGCCTCACTGAATGTAGGGAAAGATTGAGCAAGTTTCTCATCAAGCAAGTTCCGTTCCTTCATGTATCCATATATTACTCTCCACTGATTTTTCAAAGGGGATGTCCCAAAAAAGTTGTAGAGCAAGACATCCTAAAAATCAcgaaaaatattaataaatcttTAAGACAAGACTTTGATAAAAGAAATGATCAAGTCACTCACCTGAAACTCAAGGCCTTTACACTCCAATATAGTCAGAACAAGCGCATGCTTTCCAACATATTTACAAACCTCAATCTTCTCACATTCATTACGTACCAATATCACTTGTTCTGCTCCAAAGCCGACTATCTCTACACCACTTCCATTGCCCCCAAATATTGTCACGATTGCATTTTCATCATTGCCAGACTCGAGCAGAACAGGAGGATCACCGGATATAAGACTAGTCTCGGGCTCCAAGATATCAATTGAGTGAACAAAGTAGCGATAAAGAACGTCAATGACACTCTGAGCTAGGTCAAGCACACCGGCATGAGTTCTAAAGTTCTGTTTTAGTTGGAAAACCTCAGATACAAgagctttttcttgttttccagTTATCCTGGCGGTTAAAAACTCTTTATAAAACAGAGATCGAATATCCTGAAATCTAAAATCAATCCCTCTGGCAATGGTTTGTGCAGTGTCACCAGCAAAAATAAAGCCATCTTTGACATTTTggcatatatatttgaaaagacAAATCTGCCTCATGCTAAGATCTTGAACTTCATCAATATACACAAAATCAATGATGTCACCTTCATAATGTCCATTTTTTAGTCGGTGATGGAGGTCACTCACTAAATCACCCAAATCAAATTCACCTCTctcatttttcatcttttcatatGCTTGAAAGAGGTAGTAAATAGtttctcttttctctcttaTTAAAGTGGACGAACGACTTTCAGCCAATAAACAGTAACCCTCATAACTTAGCTTTCCGTCACTATAATCCCCTGCATGCAAGCCTCCTTTTATGTGTGATATAATTTCTGTGAACACTCTGGAGGGATCAAGTTTCTTTGTTAGGCTTGAGTTAAAGTGAGGCCAGTAAAGTGTACAAAATCTGTCATATGTAACCTCCCTTAGTCTTAAAAATGTTTGCAATGCAATGGATCTTGAACTTATATGGTTACCATGAGAAGCTTCTCTTGCCTCTGGAAACCTTTCAAAGAAAGAATTCCCCAATGTGCCATCTAACATCATTAGAAATTtatgaaatgttataaaaaggGGGTAAGTTTTCACTGGAATGTCAATAAATGTGTCTGCGATATCACTGAATTCTGATATCAAGTCGGGATCATCAAGATTGACCTCTAATGATGTATTCCCATTACATGAAATACTgtcaaacacaaacaaaagcTTAAAGTCAGAAAACAGAACGAAtgcaacaaaaagaaaagagataaGAAACAAGAAACAAGTATGTGCGCACCTTGTGAGGTGGGAAACATGTTGCTTCACAACATGACACAAATTTGGGCTGACAGTCACAAAAAGTTGGCGGAGAACACTTGGTTTTCTGTCTTTAGATTCATCAACACCTTTTGAATCACTGATACTGTTCCTCTCCCCTTCATAAATCCCTTCAGAAGCAATATAAAAAGATTGTTCATTTTGGAACAACTTCATAGTCAATATAGTGGTTTTTCCTGTTCCCGAACGCCCAATTATGAAAGAGCTTTTCGAAAATAGAATAATCTCCATTTGTTCATCACTGACGTGCATGGGTAGATCGAGTTGTTCTTTATCAGAAAGCAAATGTTTCACAACCCCATCTGACAAGGGGTAGAACTTCATAAGCAACAAGCTTTCATTCACCTTTGAGTTTTCAACATGACTTTTACAATCACCAGAGCTCAGTTCAGTATTccttacaaaacaaaatcgTATAATTTCTTCGGATGCCATCCAACTCTTAGGAACTTCCAAATTCCTGAACAACATTAACAAAGTTCAAAAGAACATTAAATTTGCATGTATGGTCTGAAATAGTTTAAATGTGGGAAAATAAAACGACCAAAGCAAATTCGAGTTGAGATAGGTCCGTTTGTAGTCGGGGGTGAAACATTCATGGACAGGTTTGATGAACCATAAACCAGTTTCTGTCTAACTTATGGGGTCGATAACAAAAACAAGTTACTCATAATACTATTCTAATACATGAATTGTTCTGAAAGTTGTTTTAATCATTAAATGAATATTTGGGGCGACTTCCAAACTATCCAACCGACTCGACTAGTTTTCCTTCGAACTAGTTTCTTTTACATGACCAGTTAGAGATATCACCATATTGACCTATTCGAAAATGAGCTTACCTCTCCACACATTTTTCTGTACAACGATTAATATAATCATCTGTGTATGCAGAAAATATATTCTCAAGACGCCTTTTGAGTTTTGGAATCTCTTCATAAGGTAATAAATCCCAAACCTTCAAAACTTGTACATAATTGAATTCCTTGATGATGTCAATTGTGCATATAACGTATAACGCTGCAACCTTAAACTGTTTCAGAATATGTGAGGATTTTTCACAACGCAAGTCTACACTTCGGTTTTTGGGCCGCCAACCACCAGAGAGTCTCAACAAAAGACTTAAAACAAGCTTCTTTAAACGAGCAGTAGTCAGCTTTCCAAATGATCTTCTGAAGTCGTCGCTGAACAAGACCTAATGGCATGATGAGCAACAAATATGATGAGCAATAGTAGAATATTGCATATTAACATATTTCAGTCAAGTATTGTATTAACATATACCTTCCATTTTGCATGTTTAAAAAGGATACTACTCTCGTTAACTAGATCATCAAGTTGCTCTAGCTCTTTCTTTGTATTTATAACAGTCATATTCAAGCATTCATCAGAATCAGCATCAAAAAAACAATGGCGATTTCTTGCATCTTGAACTAGTTCTTGCCATACAGATTCACTATTAGTCAGGGTTCTTTCGTTTCCCAAAATCCATAGACAATGTCTGGACAAAAAATTGAAGACAACAAATATACATAGTCAGACATACTTTTTAAACAGAAAGCTATTGTAGACACTGAAGATTTCTTGCATCTTATATACATTCCATACCTTGCTCTGGTGAGGGCAACATTAGTCCTTTGTGGACTAGACATGAATCCAACAGATCCATGGCTATTAGATCTGACTGtcgataaaataataacatcttcttctcCACCCTGAAACTCGTCAATCGATTTCACTTTTACTGAAAATCCACCAAGTTTCTCATACTTGTGAGGAAGTTTTTCTTGGATTATAACAACTTGGGCAGCATAAGGAGATACAACACCTATAGTAAGCTTCTTCTTCGAGTCTTTCCATACTACAAGTGTCAAAGAAGAGAGGTTACACGTATACTGAGAAACATGCAATagaaaaaggtatatataattttaaatgatttgaagATGTAACTTAACACTCTGCCTTTTTGCCCTAGGATAAGAATATGAAAGATATGCGCACCTTTATAAAGATTTTGTACAATCTTAATCACAATAGCTGCCTCAACCAAATTTCTTTTGCTTTGTCCATCATCACCCTTTTCTTCTCTTCCTCCaacaatatttataaatgaatacGAACCAAACATTGGTCCTGAAAGATATCGCTTTTCATAACTTTCACATAACACATTTTTAGCATCAAGGATCTGATTTTGATAGAACTTCCAATTAG includes the following:
- the LOC122597546 gene encoding uncharacterized protein LOC122597546 gives rise to the protein MVTILFVLQAEDDSGLLGYMLLGSKNIPHLLPPKFVYCLLKNRKDHNLNLTPEVVAEAFLSIDDPLVIVSSKDKNPRIDAPCAIFVDLRKSKEKIINILFTKKTMPCDNKILQNFAINISSKTGKIPKDLLSLASNTCSEANPNVMNSVSESSNATGAHQVKNHVKDIGDEPSDGGGKTQDVKNKKGRDKRNRKKGTRNGHSGQTSSNNVNGETISVKPLEFEPHCLKSIAEFINENKGESLSSSSAIALIKKKNEMNLHSWAEFIEDLKPRVGEDAKLREDLMLWEMYYAEVNLSIVTEKDLQLMVKKLQENGLIELSPTTQDSKAVSGSSSTTEFKETQRDEKMNHAEETCDGSAVEVVLENQSGGGNSEDAQKSKKGKGKKGKEK
- the LOC122591738 gene encoding uncharacterized protein LOC122591738, which gives rise to MEGEGEEVVNKVKKKKEEFLDIIFSWSLDDILNQDLYKNQVDRIPHTFDSEQQYFSCFVYPLLEETRAELACSMEVIHRYPSAHILSIHEVRRDGKAVYDVKVGSWRNTSFERGKPPYHTLPGDLLIFMDGKAESVSDLQCMGRTWAFSLVSKITENDFEAPSSRFTVKASQPLEFQDGMFVVFLKNIKIQTRIWDSLHMNGNMNIIKAVLDPHSMVKKNCNTCSFDFDSLSSQNINLLDKLNESQRAAVIASLEKTECNHNSYVEQIRGPPGTGKTTTVSVLLYVLLQMNRRTLTCAPTNIALLQLASRMLSLIKESSKTTTAIGDSICSFGDILLFGSKERLKVGAEIEDIYMEHRVERLIECFGSLTGWKHSMRSMNVLLENCVSQYHVFLENQLFKENQLANENQSQNECKTNKLQVKSFLEFVQDRFRSSVMPLRRCILTFFTHVPRSFMKEYNFHSMIHLLDNLSLFESLLYEENLVSEELEHLFTSKPLPDELEDMSSINSVRVKSILVLRGLQISLEALGLPDVVKRHAIVEFCFERASLIFCTTSSSYKLHMVPMKSLNILVIDEAAQLKEAESTIPLQLPGMKHAILIGDECQLPAMVTSNLCIESGFGRSLFDRLSSVGHSRHLLNVQYRMHPSISFFPNWKFYQNQILDAKNVLCESYEKRYLSGPMFGSYSFINIVGGREEKGDDGQSKRNLVEAAIVIKIVQNLYKVWKDSKKKLTIGVVSPYAAQVVIIQEKLPHKYEKLGGFSVKVKSIDEFQGGEEDVIILSTVRSNSHGSVGFMSSPQRTNVALTRARHCLWILGNERTLTNSESVWQELVQDARNRHCFFDADSDECLNMTVINTKKELEQLDDLVNESSILFKHAKWKVLFSDDFRRSFGKLTTARLKKLVLSLLLRLSGGWRPKNRSVDLRCEKSSHILKQFKVAALYVICTIDIIKEFNYVQVLKVWDLLPYEEIPKLKRRLENIFSAYTDDYINRCTEKCVERNLEVPKSWMASEEIIRFCFVRNTELSSGDCKSHVENSKVNESLLLMKFYPLSDGVVKHLLSDKEQLDLPMHVSDEQMEIILFSKSSFIIGRSGTGKTTILTMKLFQNEQSFYIASEGIYEGERNSISDSKGVDESKDRKPSVLRQLFVTVSPNLCHVVKQHVSHLTSISCNGNTSLEVNLDDPDLISEFSDIADTFIDIPVKTYPLFITFHKFLMMLDGTLGNSFFERFPEAREASHGNHISSRSIALQTFLRLREVTYDRFCTLYWPHFNSSLTKKLDPSRVFTEIISHIKGGLHAGDYSDGKLSYEGYCLLAESRSSTLIREKRETIYYLFQAYEKMKNERGEFDLGDLFKILA